The Nitrospirae bacterium YQR-1 genomic interval AAAAAATACAGACCTGATATAGTTTTAACAGATATTTTGATGCCTAAACATAATGGTTTTGAAATGATTAAACAGATAAGAGAGATAGATCAAAATGTTCCTATAGTTGTAATTACCGCCCTGCCGGAAGATACTTATCTGGCACATGCAAAGGAATACTCAGTACAAGGTTATTTTATAAAACCGATTAAAGAAGAGCAGTTTTTAGAGTTTCTCTACAGTGTATCTACTACTTTAATTGATGTCAGCGATGCCTGCGATGATTGAAATTGTAGTGTACTCCCGTTGCCAAGACCGCTTTTAAGTGGAGTTAAGGTAAACACTACCGCTGGATTCTGATGCTCTGATAGCGGCCGGGGATAAACATCTTGGTGTAGGGCTGGATTATATATGTCAAAGATGTTGCGGGTGGCACAATGTTTACTATTGAGATTGGGTGTTGATGACAGATGAAAAGTAAGGGATTAAAGACGGATTTATCTAAGATAACAAAATCGGCAGCCTCTTTATCTATATTTTTGAGGATGGTAGTGTTGTGTGTTTTACTGATTGATATCTTTGTTGTTATTTTGGGTGTAGGATATTTGCGCCACAGCAAACATCAGACAGAGCAGCAGGCTGCTGCTACTTCTCAAAATTTATCACAGGTACTAGAGCAGTATATAAAAGGATTTATTGACATGATAGACCTGACTTTGATGGATATTGCAGAGGAGATCAATAATGAAAAGCGTAAAGGTACAATTGACAGAGACGAGGTAACCGCACTTTTGGCTAAACACCAAAGGTATCTGCCTGACCTTGAAAGCCTGAGAATAACCGATGCACAGGGAATTGTAAGATACGGCCTTGGTGTGCCTAAAGACGCCAAAGTAAACCTCTCAGACCGTGATTTCTTCATTGCGGCGCACAGCGACCCTAAGTTGAAGCTAATAATATCAAAACCGGTATTTGCACACATCAGTAAGAAGTGGGTGATAGTGCTTGCGCGCCGTATAGATGGCCCTGAGGGCGCTTTTGGAGGTATTGTTTATGCAAATGTTGCTTTGGAGCACATAATTAAAGCTTTTGCCTCTATTGATATCGGCCGGCACGGGGGAATCAGTTTACGTGACAGTGAGATGGCAATCATCGCCAGATATCCGCAGCCTAAAGAGGTTGGCACTGATATTGGAAATAAAAACATATCTTCTGAGTTGAGAAAACTGTTTGAGTCCGGTCAACCCTCCGGAACTTTTTTTACTCCAACCAGCTTTGATAATAGACCTAAATATGTTTCTTACCGTAAAATAGCCGACTATCCACTGTTTGTTGTTATAGGCCTTGCTGCAGATGATTACCTTAAAGGGTGGAAATATGAATGCATCGTAACATCGGCACTCATTATTATCCTCATTATCGCAACACTCATATTTTTGTACCTTGTTTACAGATATGTTATTTATCGTAAAGAGCTGGAGAGAGCACTGACGGAGAGCCGCAATCAACTCCAGGCGATAATAGACAACACGATTGCAGTCATTTTCCAAAAAGATTTACAAGGCCGTTATATGCTTATAAACAGCCGCTATGAGACGCTTTTTCATATATCTAAGGACGCTGTTATCGGCAAGACCGACCACGATATCTTCCCAAAAGAGGCGGCGGACAGTTTCAGAGCAAACGATATAGAAGTGATGGAAAAGAATGTGCCTTTAAGTTTTGAAGAAATAGTCCCTCATGAAGACGGCATACATATTTATATATCCATAAAGTTTCCCTTGTTTGATACACAAGGGCAAATATATGCCGTCTGCGGCATAGCCACAGATATTACTGAGCGTAAGGGCATGGAGGAGACCCTCAATAGTAAGACAACACAGCTCCAGTCTCTAACAAAAGAGCTGGAGAGAATGGTTGCCGATGAGATGAACATCAGACTTCAAAAAGAACAACTGCTGATTCAGCAATCTAAGATGGCAGCTATGGGTGAGATGATTGGAATGATAGCCCATCAATGGAAGCAGCCTTTAAACGCTTTATCCATTAATGTATTTGATATAAAAGATGCATATAGATATGGTGAACTTGATGAAGAATATATAAATAACATGGTAAAAACATCAAGGGAACAAATTACCTTTATGATAAGAACGATTGATGATTTCAAAAACTTCCTGTTACCGGACAGAGAGAAGGTTCCCCTTTTAATATAAAAAACACAGTTGATGAGTTGTTGTATATGTTTGGGGGGGTGTACAGAAAAGACAACATAGAAATATCCACGGAAATATTTGCTGAAGAATCAAGCCTAATCACTGTGGGCTATCCTAATGAGTTAAAGCAGGTGCTCCTCAATATTTTAAATAATGCCAGAGACGCGATTTTGAACAGACGTAAAAGTGACAACCCGGATTTTACCGGTCAGATAAAGATTGTAATCTCTGAATTGGGGGATAATACTATTAGTATTTCAATAACCGACAATGGCGGGGGAATTTCGGAAGAGATAATTGCTAAAATCTACGAGCCTTATTTCTCAACCAAAAAACATGAGGGAGGCACAGGGCTTGGGCTATACATGTCAAAGACAATAATTGAGACAAACATGGGCGGTACGCTGACTGTTAGAAACGTGGATGATGGGGTGGAGTTTTTGATAAGGTTAATAAAAATTGGTAGTGTGTGAATAAAATTACTTTATGCCAAACTTGACTCCCGGCAGATGCAGTGTATCCGGTGTGAGAGAAAATATAAGAGTCATTGATGCTGTAGTTAACTTGACGCTTCCCTCTAAAACAACAATCTGCCGCCGAATTGTTTAAGTGCGTTGATAACAAAAGACTGTATAAAACGTATTATTAAAATAACAATAACCGGTGAGATGTCAATGCCGCCCAGGGTGCCTATTTTGCGTCTTATGGGTCTTAACACGGGCTCTGTAGCCAGATACAAAAACCTCACAACAGGATTATAAGGATCAGGATTTACCCAGCTTATCAATGCCGATATAATTAAAATCCACATATAGGCGCTCAAAACAATATCCGCCACGGTTGCTACAGAAATAAAAAAATGCCCGGCAACAAACATATCTTTCACCTCCCGTTTTATATTGAAGCCATTAAATTATCTCTTTATTATAACTATCAAACACTACCATGACCCTGTGTGTGTCATTTACCCAGTTCAGCACTTCTCCGTGATGCGGCCGTTAAGGCTTCCGACACAATATTTATAAATCCACGTTGCTCAAATACTTTTAAGCCGGCCTCTGTTGTTCCCCCGGGGGATGCCACCATTGTAATTAACTCTTCCGGTAACCGCCCACTGCTGAGCATCTTTGCCGTCCCTGACATGGTCTGTACGGCAAGTTTCAGGGATATTTCCCTGCTTAACCCAAGAGCCATCCCGGCCTCTGTAACACTATCTGCAAAAAGAGCAAAAAAAGCCGGTCCGCTTCCTGACACCGCCGTTACGGCATCCATCATCTCCTCCGGCAAAAAGACAACCTGCCCTATTGACGAGAAAATCTCCTCCGCCCTGTCCCGTATCTGCAGGGGCACCGAGTCATCCACAGAGAGCGCTGACATTGCCTCAAGCACCAAAGCCGCAGTGTTGGGCATCACCCGCACTATCCAGGCGGAGGGAAACACAGACCTAAGATTTGCGATTTTTACCCCTGCCACTATTGAAACAATTGTTTTGCCGGTAAAATCAGCTCCCTTAAGCTGCTCTCTTAGCTCCGGCATGTTCTGCGGCTTAACTGCTACTACAACTATATCTGAGTCACTTATTACCGCCATATTATCGTAATGAGCTCTTACTTGATAGTGTGCTCTTAAATAGTCACATCTTTTCTGAGCAGGTTCTGAAACTAAAATATCATTAAAACCCTTTGCAATTAACCCCTTTATAAGAGCTTCCGCCATGTTACCACCGCCGATAAAACCTGTCATAACCCCCCGCATAGCCTTTATCGAAAAACTAATTACGTTTAATTATAAATTAATATATCTCTAAATGGCAAGGACTTTAACTGCTCTGACAACACACACACTTAACCTTCATATCGAGGTCTCCTACGGCATACTGATTTTCAAATCATAGCCGCCAAGGGCTACACTACCGGCTATGCCCTCATCCCAAAGAAGGCTCATCACTTTTTGCTTAGTCCTCTCCGGTACCATTACAATTAACTTTACACCTTTGCCTGAGAGCTGTTTCCACCGTTTGGCTCTCTCAGCCGTTATGGTGGTCTCGGTCTCCACCTCTACAACTCCCACCGTCATACCGTAGTTATTTAGTATCAGGTCCGGGTACATGCCCTCAAATTCATTTTCCTCATTGAGATTTGTCAGAATTTCGGTATAATCTCTTGAGAGTTTCCGCTTTAAGTACATAAGCAGCCAGTCATGAAATATCTTTTCTGATTCCATATTTTTTCACCTTATATCCAATCTGTCTCGGCGTTATGCCAAGAAGGTCAGCCGCACGGGCATAAACCCAGTGTGCATTTTTCAAAGCCTCGATTATTTTATCTCTTTCCAGCTCAGTAAGCGACAGTGCTGCAGTATGCTTATTAGAAAAACCGCCGGAGGCCTGCTGATTCAGCACTCTTATATTAAGAGGCAGATGTTTTGCTCTGATTATATCCTCAGGTGACATAATAACTATTCTTTCCACTGTGTTTTCTAGTTCCCGCACGTTTCCGGGCCAGCGGTACTGTTTCATTAAGCTGAGGGCCTCATCGCTAAGTTCCACAGACCGCTCGTTTTCCGTATTGAATTTTTTAAGAAAATGCTCAATTAACTCAGTGATATCCTCCGTGCGGTCCCTAAGAGGTGGTAAACAGACAGGTACCACGTTTAACCTGTAGTAGAGGTCTTCTCTGAAACTGTTTTGAGATACAAGTAATTGAAGATTCTTTGACGTTGCCGCTATCACCCTGACATCAACTTTGATGGTTTTTTCCGACCCGATGCGTTCAAATTCACGCTCCTGTAAGACACGCAGAATCTTAGGTTGAAGCCCTATGCTTAAATCCCCGATTTCGTCAAGAAATATGGTGCCCTTGTGGGCAAGTTCAAAGCGTCCCCTTTTTACAGCCATTGCTCCTGTAAATGCCCCCTTGTCGTGGCCGAAAAGCTCAGCCTCAAGGAGTCCCTCCGGAATTGATGCACAGTTGAACTTTATAAAGGCTCCGTTGCTTTGCTTACCCATGTAGTGAATGGCCCGGGCTATGAGTTCCTTTCCCGTGCCGCTCTCTCCGGTTATCAAAACGGTAGCCTTTGTTTTTGCCACCCTGTGCACGGCTTCAAAGACATCCTGCATAGCCCCTGAGCCACCCATTATGTTGTCAATCCGGTACTTACCCTTAAGCTCTGTTTTAAGGGATTCCCGTTGCTGTATCAGGGCTTGCTTTTGCACTTGTACCTCTTTAGAGAGCTCTGTCCACTGGGCTATCAGGGAGGCTATGATTTTAAGAAGGCGCAGGTCATCATCCAGAGAAACTTTGGCTGACCTGTAAATTCTGTTGGCACTTAAAACCCCGATTATTTCTTTTTTTAATTTCATGGGAACACATAAAAAGGCTTTCTTTTCAACAGATTGTACACCAAAGCGAATGAATTTTTCTGAACCCTGCGGTACGTCTGCAGCGTCAGGAATCACTACAGGGTAGCCGGATTTTGCCACGTTTGCCTCAATGCTCTCCGCAGGGAAATATTTAGAGTTTTTTATCTCTTCTGCAGTAAATCCGTGTGCCGCTTTTATAATAAGTTGTCCTTTTTCTTTAAGTGCAATGGCGGCTCTTTCTATATCCAGAAACACGGAAAGAACCTTTAGTGCGTTTTTAAGAGTTTTTGTAATATCAAGCGATGAGCCCAGTATTTTGCTTATTTCATATATTGCTGAAATTTCCAGAGAGCTTCTGTCCATTTTTTATAATAATCCTCTTTCTCTGAAGCTGAAATAGGAATACTTGTTTACGATTATATGGTCGTGAATTGCGATAGAGAGGTGTGAGGCGGTATCAACAAGCTGCTGTGTATGCTTAATATCTTCTGCAGATGGTTCAAGTTTTCCATCCGGATGGTTGTGAACATAGATGATGGCCGTGGAGTCATACTTCAATGCAATTTCAAATATGTTTCTCATGTGGACATATACGTAGTTAACTACCCCCTCGCTTATTATATCCTCACGGATAATTTTATTTTGAGAATTTAAAAACAACGTCAGAACAGTTTCCCTTTTTTTAGCGCCGAGCTTTGCCCTTAAATAGTCCACAACTTCAGAGGCATTGTTTATTGCCTTTTTGAAAACCTGCGTTTCATATAAGTATTTAGTGCTTAAGTCTTTGACAAGTTTTATTAAAATTGCGCTCTGAATACCTATGCCCTCTGTCTCAAGCAGGCGCTCTATGGGAGCGTCCAGTATTTCGGCCAGATTTCCGAAGGTTTTTATTAATTTCTTGGCTTCAGGCTTCACATCCCTTTGCATACGGGTATATGTAAGGAGTAACTCCAGTACCTCATAGTCGGCAAAAGAGCTGAGTCCGGCCTTTATATACCTCTGTCGCAGCCGCTTTCTATGGCCGATATGAATCCTTTCGGTTGTTTTTTCTTTCATCGAAAAGTAGCCTTCTGAATATGCACTAAATCGAAAATATTATATCACAAAAAAATATTTATATTTTTAGTAAAATAGGGAAAAAAAAATGAAAAAAAATAGACACTTTCATATATAATGTTGTAAATTATACGTGGTTGAATTTAAGAGGCTAAAGGTTGCCGATAAAAATGGAAACACAAGAGGTGGGGTAGATGTCAACAACCGGCTGGCCGGCAGGTCAAAGCAGTGTGTTGCTTGTTGGAGCGCTTGGGTTTTTAGGTAGTGAAATAGCTGATGAGTGTTTGGCTCAGGGAAAGCTTTTGAGGGTTCTGGTGCGTCCCGGCAGTTTGAAAGATGACCGGAAGTCCAAAAAGGTATCATCGCTGAGGGCTAAAGGTGTGCAAGTACTCGAGGGTTCCCTTGAGGATACGGAATCTTTAAAAAAAGCCACGGAGGGGGTAAGTGCCGTCATAAGTGCTGTCAGCTTTGATGCAGCACACAAACAAACCGACCTTATAAATATTGCTGCGCAGGCAGGTGTGCAGAGATTTATTCCCTCTGACTACGGCTTAAACCCATACTATGTCGGTGTTGGTATTTCCAATGTTATTGACGTGAAACTTCGCGTTCATGAGGCTGTGTGGGACAGTAAAATTGGATATACGTTTATATATGCCGGATGCTTAATGCAGTGGTATGCCGTCAATCTAGGGATGCTTTCTTACCCTGAAACCAACCCTCCTTTTCCGCAGTTTGTTGATGTCTATGGCACAGGTGATAAAAAGGCTGCTTTAACTCTGACAAGGGATGTTGCAAGGGTTACGGTCAGAGCAGTTGATGACCCTGAAATGCTTTATAAACACATCCATGTAACAGGTGACACTATTTCCCAAAATGAAATGATCCAGATATTTGAATCAGTCTTCGGCCAACGGGTAGAAAGAATTCCTGTAAGCGACGAGCAACTGCAGAAGACTATTGCAGAGGCGAAGGAGGAGAGGGATTTTTTCAGATTAATCTCTGCACAACTTGCAAGTTACATATGGATACGGGGCAGCAGTGCCGCCATTCCCGACAATTGTATAGACTCCGGCGTCAGCTATCCGGATATAAAAATGACAAAATTTACAGATTATATAAAAACAGTCAAATACAGCCATTAAAGTGTGCCTGAGACAGATCAGAATAGGCAATCAAACGGCATTTTCATCACAGTCACCTGAAACTCCTTTTAACTATGCAATAGAGCACTCCTTTGACTCCTTTGAGTGGTTTCCCGATAAAAAAGATTATGGACAGGGCTGGCTTGAACATGAAATTACCGGTCTGCAGCGGTGTGAGATACGCACTAAGGCACTGATGCATGGCATAGAGCTTTCCGTTCATGCACCGGTCACGTTTAATCCTCTGAGTAATGACGGCGCTGAACGATTTGCCACCACACTTGATTTTGCACTCGATATCGGAGCTACACTTATAAACATACATATGTTTACCGAACAGGGGATACAGGCCTTTGCTCAAGCTGTAATCCCACTTATTGAGTTAACGGCAAAGCATGGGTTGAAACTCTCAATTGAAAACACAACCACTACGGCGCCGTGGGACTTTAACGAGTTTTTTACAGTTCTATCAATGTGTAAATCAATAAGTACCAAACATGTCGGAATGTGTCTGGACATAGGTCATGCAAACGTTTTTTACGACACCAGAAATAATTTTATTAAATATATTGACTCGCTTTTGGAGACTGTGCCGATAATACATCTGCACATTCATGAAAACTACGGCGATGTTGACAGCCATCTGGCAATTTTTACAGGACCCTCATCTGAAAACCCTCTTGGAATGAAATGTTTTATAAAGCGGCTGAAAAAGAGGAATTTTACCGGCATGATGGTTCTTGAGCAGTGGCCTGTGCCGCCTTCCATCCTTATTGCAGGCAGAAACAGACTGTTAGAGCTGATTAATGACAGCACTGTATAAAAAGCCCTAAACTTTTTAACCTTACAGTGTTTTAGTAATAAATTATGGAGGTAAAAATGTCTCAGCAACAGTACTGGAATGAGTTTTATATTTCAAAAGTCCAATTAAACTACTTTGAGTTGTATTTACAAGAATCTGAGTTTTACGATAAGACTTTTACTATTATTTTAGCAATAGCGTCAAGTGTCCTTGTACCAATATTGGTATATAAGAAAAACGATCCTGTATATGCTGTAATTTTAGGTGGTCTTATTGTAATATTGCAAACAGTTGGCATCATCTGTAAATTTTTACCATATAAGGCAAGACTTAAGGCTATGCCGGGTTTAGTGCGTGAACTTGAGGATTTATTATTAGTTGCAGAGATAAAGTGGTTTAATGTTGCCAATGGCGAACTAACAATTGAGGAAATAAACAAACTTACTGCTGAGCTCATGACAAAGAAACTAAAAGCTCAACACAATCATTTAAAAGGTATTATTTTACCGGAAAAAGTAAAAACACTAGAAAAGGCAAGGCAAAAAGCAGACACGTACTTTAACGGCAAATATCCGATTAAGGAGGAGTAGATGTTAGATAACACGTTGGATAAAGCACAAGTTTTAGAAGCATC includes:
- a CDS encoding response regulator; protein product: MTDKEKLKKDCVQKIKQHVTLLYAEDETMVKEASIKSLKRRFKEVYTAVDGKEGLGLFKKYRPDIVLTDILMPKHNGFEMIKQIREIDQNVPIVVITALPEDTYLAHAKEYSVQGYFIKPIKEEQFLEFLYSVSTTLIDVSDACDD
- a CDS encoding PAS domain-containing protein encodes the protein MKSKGLKTDLSKITKSAASLSIFLRMVVLCVLLIDIFVVILGVGYLRHSKHQTEQQAAATSQNLSQVLEQYIKGFIDMIDLTLMDIAEEINNEKRKGTIDRDEVTALLAKHQRYLPDLESLRITDAQGIVRYGLGVPKDAKVNLSDRDFFIAAHSDPKLKLIISKPVFAHISKKWVIVLARRIDGPEGAFGGIVYANVALEHIIKAFASIDIGRHGGISLRDSEMAIIARYPQPKEVGTDIGNKNISSELRKLFESGQPSGTFFTPTSFDNRPKYVSYRKIADYPLFVVIGLAADDYLKGWKYECIVTSALIIILIIATLIFLYLVYRYVIYRKELERALTESRNQLQAIIDNTIAVIFQKDLQGRYMLINSRYETLFHISKDAVIGKTDHDIFPKEAADSFRANDIEVMEKNVPLSFEEIVPHEDGIHIYISIKFPLFDTQGQIYAVCGIATDITERKGMEETLNSKTTQLQSLTKELERMVADEMNIRLQKEQLLIQQSKMAAMGEMIGMIAHQWKQPLNALSINVFDIKDAYRYGELDEEYINNMVKTSREQITFMIRTIDDFKNFLLPDREKVPLLI
- a CDS encoding HAMP domain-containing histidine kinase, which gives rise to MYRKDNIEISTEIFAEESSLITVGYPNELKQVLLNILNNARDAILNRRKSDNPDFTGQIKIVISELGDNTISISITDNGGGISEEIIAKIYEPYFSTKKHEGGTGLGLYMSKTIIETNMGGTLTVRNVDDGVEFLIRLIKIGSV
- a CDS encoding YggT family protein; the protein is MFVAGHFFISVATVADIVLSAYMWILIISALISWVNPDPYNPVVRFLYLATEPVLRPIRRKIGTLGGIDISPVIVILIIRFIQSFVINALKQFGGRLLF
- the proC gene encoding pyrroline-5-carboxylate reductase → MTGFIGGGNMAEALIKGLIAKGFNDILVSEPAQKRCDYLRAHYQVRAHYDNMAVISDSDIVVVAVKPQNMPELREQLKGADFTGKTIVSIVAGVKIANLRSVFPSAWIVRVMPNTAALVLEAMSALSVDDSVPLQIRDRAEEIFSSIGQVVFLPEEMMDAVTAVSGSGPAFFALFADSVTEAGMALGLSREISLKLAVQTMSGTAKMLSSGRLPEELITMVASPGGTTEAGLKVFEQRGFINIVSEALTAASRRSAELGK
- a CDS encoding sigma 54-interacting transcriptional regulator, giving the protein MDRSSLEISAIYEISKILGSSLDITKTLKNALKVLSVFLDIERAAIALKEKGQLIIKAAHGFTAEEIKNSKYFPAESIEANVAKSGYPVVIPDAADVPQGSEKFIRFGVQSVEKKAFLCVPMKLKKEIIGVLSANRIYRSAKVSLDDDLRLLKIIASLIAQWTELSKEVQVQKQALIQQRESLKTELKGKYRIDNIMGGSGAMQDVFEAVHRVAKTKATVLITGESGTGKELIARAIHYMGKQSNGAFIKFNCASIPEGLLEAELFGHDKGAFTGAMAVKRGRFELAHKGTIFLDEIGDLSIGLQPKILRVLQEREFERIGSEKTIKVDVRVIAATSKNLQLLVSQNSFREDLYYRLNVVPVCLPPLRDRTEDITELIEHFLKKFNTENERSVELSDEALSLMKQYRWPGNVRELENTVERIVIMSPEDIIRAKHLPLNIRVLNQQASGGFSNKHTAALSLTELERDKIIEALKNAHWVYARAADLLGITPRQIGYKVKKYGIRKDIS
- the radC gene encoding DNA repair protein RadC, whose protein sequence is MKEKTTERIHIGHRKRLRQRYIKAGLSSFADYEVLELLLTYTRMQRDVKPEAKKLIKTFGNLAEILDAPIERLLETEGIGIQSAILIKLVKDLSTKYLYETQVFKKAINNASEVVDYLRAKLGAKKRETVLTLFLNSQNKIIREDIISEGVVNYVYVHMRNIFEIALKYDSTAIIYVHNHPDGKLEPSAEDIKHTQQLVDTASHLSIAIHDHIIVNKYSYFSFRERGLL
- a CDS encoding NmrA family NAD(P)-binding protein, translated to MSTTGWPAGQSSVLLVGALGFLGSEIADECLAQGKLLRVLVRPGSLKDDRKSKKVSSLRAKGVQVLEGSLEDTESLKKATEGVSAVISAVSFDAAHKQTDLINIAAQAGVQRFIPSDYGLNPYYVGVGISNVIDVKLRVHEAVWDSKIGYTFIYAGCLMQWYAVNLGMLSYPETNPPFPQFVDVYGTGDKKAALTLTRDVARVTVRAVDDPEMLYKHIHVTGDTISQNEMIQIFESVFGQRVERIPVSDEQLQKTIAEAKEERDFFRLISAQLASYIWIRGSSAAIPDNCIDSGVSYPDIKMTKFTDYIKTVKYSH
- a CDS encoding sugar phosphate isomerase/epimerase, which produces MCLRQIRIGNQTAFSSQSPETPFNYAIEHSFDSFEWFPDKKDYGQGWLEHEITGLQRCEIRTKALMHGIELSVHAPVTFNPLSNDGAERFATTLDFALDIGATLINIHMFTEQGIQAFAQAVIPLIELTAKHGLKLSIENTTTTAPWDFNEFFTVLSMCKSISTKHVGMCLDIGHANVFYDTRNNFIKYIDSLLETVPIIHLHIHENYGDVDSHLAIFTGPSSENPLGMKCFIKRLKKRNFTGMMVLEQWPVPPSILIAGRNRLLELINDSTV